Proteins encoded in a region of the Panicum hallii strain FIL2 chromosome 3, PHallii_v3.1, whole genome shotgun sequence genome:
- the LOC112884017 gene encoding uncharacterized protein LOC112884017 isoform X1 produces MRGSEMLTAARGAGAAPSTASSGASAAADLAGAGGAGAIGGGGGNFPLAVALLAFAFANFINLLSIWLKEKRWDARKFLSSAGVMSSLSATVGSLAVAVRQQEGADSSAFALALVFAAVVMYDASGIRWHTGRQAALLNQIVCDFPPEHPIISTFRPLREPLGHSPLQMVLFHELIWNYFNPDQRIFFCSWSMADIFRYMCILL; encoded by the exons ATGAGGGGCAGCGAGATGTTGACCGCGGCGCGTGGCGCCGGCGCGGCCCCGTCCACCGCCTCCTCgggggcgtcggcggcggcggacctGGCGGGAGCAGGTGGCGCGGGCGCCatcggcgggggcggcggcaacTTCCCCCTCGCCGTCGCCCTCCTCGCCTTCGCCTTCGCCAACTTCATCAACCTCCTCTCCATCTG GTTAAAAGAGAAGAGGTGGGATGCAAGGAAATTTCTTAGTTCAGCTGGAGTCATGTCATCTCTTTCTGCAACTGTGGGGAGTCTGGCCGTTGCTGTGCGTCAACAAGAAGGCGCAGATAGCTCTGCATTTGCCCTTGCCTTGGTCTTTGCTGCCGTT GTAATGTATGATGCATCAGGAATCAGATGGCACACGGGTCGCCAAGCTGCG TTGTTAAATCAAATAGTTTGTGATTTCCCGCCAGAACATCCAATTATTTCGACCTTTAGGCCTCTAAGGGAACCTCTCGGACACAGTCCACTTCAG ATGGTACTGTTTCATGAGCTAATTTGGAATTACTTCAACCCTGACCAAAGAATTTTTTTTTGCTCTTGGTCTATGGCTGATATTTTTAGGTACATGTGTATCTTGCTATAA
- the LOC112885726 gene encoding phosphomethylethanolamine N-methyltransferase-like: MDAGRAPVMAVANGIGEVERKVQKSYWEEHSKDLTVESMMLDSRAADLDKEERPEILSLLPSYKGKSVLELGAGIGRFTGDLAKEAGHVLALDFIESVIKKNESINGHNENITFMCADVTSPDLKIQDNSFDLIFSNWLLMYLSDEEVEKLVGKMVKWLKPGGHIFFRESCFHQSGDSKRKVNPTHYREPRFYTKVFKEGHSYDKTGNSFELSLVTCKCIGAYVKNKKNQNQICWLWEKVKSTEDRDFQRFLDNVQYKTSGILRYERIFGEGYVSTGGVETTKEFVGMLDLKPGQKVLDVGCGIGGGDFYMAENYDVHVLGIDLSINMVSFAIERAIGRKCSVEFEVADCTTKDYPENSFDVIYSRDTILHIQDKPALFRSFFKWLKPGGKVLISDYCKNPGKPSEEFSAYIKQRGYDLHDVKAYGQMLEDAGFHDVIAEDRTEQFLSVLRRELAEVEKNKEAFLADFSQEDYDDIVNGWNAKLKRSSAGEQRWGLFIATK, encoded by the exons ATGGacgccggccgcgcccccgtGATGGCCGTCGCGAATG GGATCGGTGAGGTGGAGCGGAAGGTGCAGAAGAGCTACTGGGAGGAGCACTCCAAGGACCTCACCGTCGAGTCCATGATGCTCGACTCCCGCGCCGCCGACCTCGACAAGGAGGAGCGCCCCGAG ATCCTGTCGTTGCTTCCATCTTACAAAGGGAAATCAGTTCTAGAGCTTGGTGCTGGAATAGGGCGCTTTACTGGAGATCTGGCAAAAGAAGCTGGGCACGTTCTAGCACTGGATTTTATTGAAAGTGTGATTAAGAAG AATGAAAGCATAAATGGACACAACGAGAACATAACTTTCATGTGTGCTGATGTAACATCTCCCGACTTGAAGATTCAAGACAACTCCTTTGATCTGATATTTTCGAACTGGCTATTAATGTACCTTTCAGATGAGGAG GTCGAGAAGCTTGTGGGGAAAATGGTAAAATGGTTAAAGCCAGGTGGCCACATATTCTTTAGAGAATCATGTTTTCACCAATCTGGAGATTCGAAAAGGAAAGTGAACCCAACACACTACAGAGAACCAAGGTTTTATACTAAG gTATTTAAAGAGGGCCATTCATATGATAAAACTGGAAATTCTTTTGAACTTTCTCTAGTGACCTGTAAGTGTATTGGGGCTTATGTCAAAAACAAGAAGAATCAAAACCAG ATATGTTGGTTATGGGAAAAGGTAAAATCAACAGAAGACAGAGATTTTCAAAGATTCCTGGACAACGTGCAATACAAAACTAGTGGAATCCTACGTTATGAGCGTATCTTTGGTGAAGGTTATGTGAGCACTGGTGGAGTCG AGACTACTAAGGAGTTCGTGGGTATGCTGGATCTTAAACCTGGCCAGAAAGTACTTGATGTTGGATGTGGAATTGGAGGAGGCGACTTTTATATGGCTGAGAACTACGACGTCCATGTTCTTGGTATTGATCTTTCCATTAACATGGTTTCGTTTGCAATCGAACGTGCCATTGGACGCAAGTGCTCGGTTGAGTTTGAGGTTGCTGATTGCACCACAAAGGATTACCCAGAAAATAGTTTTGACGTTATCTACAGCCGTGACACCATCCTTCACATACAA GACAAGCCTGCTTTGTTCAGAAGCTTCTTCAAATGGCTGAAACCCGGTGGCAAAGTCTTAATCAGTGACTACTGTAAGAATCCTGGGAAACCATCAGAAGAATTTTCTGCGTACATTAAGCAGAGAGGTTATGACCTTCACGATGTGAAGGCTTATGGACAG ATGCTTGAGGATGCTGGTTTTCATGATGTCATCGCAGAAGACCGCACTGAACAG TTCCTTAGTGTTCTGCGGAGGGAGCTAGCTGAGGTTGAAAAGAACAAAGAGGCTTTCCTGGCAGACTTCAGCCAG GAGGACTATGACGACATCGTGAACGGCTGGAACGCGAAGCTGAAACGGAGCTCTGCCGGTGAGCAGAGGTGGGGGCTGTTCATTGCCACCAAGTGA
- the LOC112884017 gene encoding uncharacterized protein LOC112884017 isoform X2, with product MRGSEMLTAARGAGAAPSTASSGASAAADLAGAGGAGAIGGGGGNFPLAVALLAFAFANFINLLSIWLKEKRWDARKFLSSAGVMSSLSATVGSLAVAVRQQEGADSSAFALALVFAAVVMYDASGIRWHTGRQAALLNQIVCDFPPEHPIISTFRPLREPLGHSPLQVLAGALVGCTIAYFMGKSV from the exons ATGAGGGGCAGCGAGATGTTGACCGCGGCGCGTGGCGCCGGCGCGGCCCCGTCCACCGCCTCCTCgggggcgtcggcggcggcggacctGGCGGGAGCAGGTGGCGCGGGCGCCatcggcgggggcggcggcaacTTCCCCCTCGCCGTCGCCCTCCTCGCCTTCGCCTTCGCCAACTTCATCAACCTCCTCTCCATCTG GTTAAAAGAGAAGAGGTGGGATGCAAGGAAATTTCTTAGTTCAGCTGGAGTCATGTCATCTCTTTCTGCAACTGTGGGGAGTCTGGCCGTTGCTGTGCGTCAACAAGAAGGCGCAGATAGCTCTGCATTTGCCCTTGCCTTGGTCTTTGCTGCCGTT GTAATGTATGATGCATCAGGAATCAGATGGCACACGGGTCGCCAAGCTGCG TTGTTAAATCAAATAGTTTGTGATTTCCCGCCAGAACATCCAATTATTTCGACCTTTAGGCCTCTAAGGGAACCTCTCGGACACAGTCCACTTCAG GTTCTTGCAGGAGCACTTGTTGGTTGTACTATTGCATATTTCATGGGAAAATCCGTATAA